The window TGCCAGATTGTTGGGTGTCTCCGATTTCGGGCTTTTAGCTTTAATTACTGTTTATGTGGTTATTATTAATCAAGTAGTAGATTTTAGAATCAGAGAAACAGTAGTTAAATATGTTTCGGAATTCTTGGTAAAAAATGATAAACAAAGGCTTTGGGCTACGATAAGGCTTTGTTATTTTATTGATATTTCTACAGGAGTTTTGGCATTCTTGTTGGTTATCTCTACCGCAGGCTTGGCAGCTAACTATTTATTTCATCGTCCGGATACTCAAGGCCTAATTAGTTTTTATGCTATTATCCTTCTTTTTTCAACAGTGGATGGTACTTGCCTGGGGATTTTGACTGTTTTTGATAAATTTCTTTCTCTTTCCATATATTCAATGATCTCAACATTAGTCAAATTTATTCTAGTCATATCATTCCTTAGTTATTCTCGAAGTATCCATAGTGTATTAACTGCATATATAATCGGTTCATTTTTAAGCAGCTTAATCTTGATATATATATCTATTAAGACAATCAGAAATTCATTTTGGCACAAAGGGATTAAAGGAGGCTTAAGCCTTCTCTCCGGAAGAAAGGCTGAAATAACCAAATTCCTTTTAAATACCAACATTAATGAACTGCTGACTTTATTTACCAAGAATATTGATGTTCTTATTTTAGGCTATTTTCGTATGCCGCTGGAAGTAGGCTACTACCGTTTAGCTAAAAATT is drawn from Candidatus Omnitrophota bacterium and contains these coding sequences:
- a CDS encoding oligosaccharide flippase family protein, whose amino-acid sequence is MSLKKFSSYFFNSSLSLLIKNSSRLFIADIFVQGISFVQALIVARLLGVSDFGLLALITVYVVIINQVVDFRIRETVVKYVSEFLVKNDKQRLWATIRLCYFIDISTGVLAFLLVISTAGLAANYLFHRPDTQGLISFYAIILLFSTVDGTCLGILTVFDKFLSLSIYSMISTLVKFILVISFLSYSRSIHSVLTAYIIGSFLSSLILIYISIKTIRNSFWHKGIKGGLSLLSGRKAEITKFLLNTNINELLTLFTKNIDVLILGYFRMPLEVGYYRLAKNFVEAITLVSAPVSTAIYPQISKLWSSNKIKELKILIKRATILLAGITLPIAVLLFFFSGVIIQYFLGVSYLPAAQSIRIMLWGLLVAVILLWVRPFYLSIGRPGVLSLINVFNAFTMFIFSLIIVPKFGFIGSSIMYVYPYLVGHVLALFFLYRLINKALKSEV